From the Candidatus Binatia bacterium genome, one window contains:
- a CDS encoding IS1595 family transposase, producing the protein MDFKAIRKLTEDGAREYLESLRWPEGVKCVHCGASVVAKLAGKATRPGVYKCKTSGCRKQFTVTVGTIFERSHIPLKTWLEAFALVCASKKGISALQLQRMLGLGSYQSAWHMAHRIRHVMEGGGDVFGGPGQDVMLDETWVGPKPGNLHRNKRPGNKGANLYKTPVVALIEKGGRAFAMPVAAVTRANVEAIISKRVSRKSRLLTDDANRYQRLGRQFEGGHETVNHGDGEYVRGTGADTISTNEIEAFFALLKRGVVGSFHHVSKAHLHRYCNEFSFRWSHRKITDAERTRIALTQMVGRRLTYQQPLRRERKSVVA; encoded by the coding sequence ATGGACTTCAAGGCGATCCGAAAGCTGACTGAGGACGGGGCACGAGAATATCTGGAAAGCCTGCGCTGGCCGGAAGGCGTGAAGTGCGTTCACTGCGGCGCCTCTGTCGTTGCGAAGCTGGCGGGCAAGGCCACGCGCCCCGGCGTCTACAAGTGCAAGACCAGCGGTTGCCGCAAGCAGTTCACCGTCACGGTCGGTACGATCTTCGAGCGCAGTCACATTCCTCTCAAGACTTGGCTGGAGGCGTTCGCGCTGGTCTGCGCGAGCAAGAAAGGAATCAGCGCGCTCCAGCTACAGCGTATGCTTGGACTCGGTAGCTATCAGAGCGCTTGGCACATGGCCCACCGCATCAGGCACGTCATGGAGGGTGGCGGCGATGTTTTCGGCGGTCCCGGCCAAGACGTGATGTTGGACGAGACCTGGGTAGGTCCCAAGCCCGGCAATCTGCATCGTAACAAGCGCCCCGGAAATAAAGGGGCCAATCTCTACAAGACGCCTGTGGTTGCCCTCATAGAGAAGGGCGGCAGGGCTTTCGCCATGCCCGTTGCGGCCGTTACGCGGGCCAATGTTGAAGCCATCATCAGTAAGCGGGTTTCGCGCAAGTCGCGGCTGCTCACTGACGATGCCAACCGCTACCAGCGCCTTGGGCGGCAATTCGAGGGCGGCCACGAGACCGTTAACCACGGCGATGGCGAGTACGTGCGTGGGACTGGGGCCGATACGATCTCCACTAACGAGATTGAGGCTTTCTTCGCCCTGCTAAAGCGCGGCGTTGTGGGCTCGTTCCACCACGTTTCAAAGGCCCACCTGCACCGATACTGCAACGAGTTTTCGTTCCGCTGGTCGCACAGGAAGATCACGGATGCAGAGCGCACCCGCATCGCGCTGACCCAGATGGTCGGCCGTCGCCTCACCTATCAGCAACCATTGAGGCGGGAGCGAAAGAGCGTCGTCGCCTGA